A genomic stretch from Edaphobacter aggregans includes:
- a CDS encoding alpha-amylase family glycosyl hydrolase, translated as MAVMMQAFYWDAPIQEKKEGEWWNHIAEKVEDLGKAGVNALWLPPVSKASDNRSNGYDPYDYFDLGDYDQKGGTKTLYGNRAELEALIAKAHANNIGLYADMVINHNSGADEEETNPLDGQKRWTKFKPKSGRFPRDWNCFHPSRYEEFMIEGENYAGFPHLCHRNPLVYAAMYDYARMLIEELGFDGFRFDFVKGFGAWMIGRLAKYRYVKDGAEFTPYVVGEYWSGTEDIDAWLEHVNQLTDNQIAAFDFPLRYKLKDVCDTPNYDLRNLTDGGAVVMKRPLHAATFVDNHDMGDNVIVNDKMMAYSFIMVHEGYPCIFWYDYYNNGLARPGTPNGIDALIKAHDKYAGGDSEILHADPDLYIMQRVGWKDEKAEQAGLIYVLNNLGDKWSGTSVKTKWPNQKFAPIAWDGHDTALPDERTTDGEGNAEFPAPPRGFAIYAPV; from the coding sequence ATGGCTGTGATGATGCAGGCTTTTTACTGGGATGCGCCTATCCAAGAAAAGAAAGAGGGCGAATGGTGGAATCATATCGCCGAAAAGGTGGAGGATCTTGGTAAGGCGGGTGTGAATGCACTGTGGTTACCGCCGGTTTCGAAGGCTTCTGACAATCGGTCGAATGGATATGACCCGTATGACTATTTCGATCTTGGCGACTATGACCAGAAGGGTGGAACCAAGACGCTGTACGGGAATCGGGCCGAGCTTGAGGCCCTGATTGCGAAAGCTCATGCGAACAATATCGGCCTGTATGCCGACATGGTGATCAATCACAACTCCGGCGCAGATGAGGAAGAGACGAATCCCCTGGATGGTCAGAAACGATGGACGAAGTTTAAGCCGAAGAGTGGACGATTCCCGCGAGACTGGAATTGTTTTCATCCAAGCCGGTATGAAGAGTTCATGATTGAGGGGGAGAACTATGCGGGATTTCCGCACCTCTGTCATCGAAATCCTCTGGTCTATGCAGCGATGTACGACTATGCGCGCATGCTGATTGAGGAATTGGGATTTGATGGGTTTCGCTTCGATTTTGTGAAGGGCTTCGGTGCCTGGATGATTGGCAGGCTGGCCAAGTATCGATATGTCAAGGACGGTGCCGAATTTACTCCATATGTGGTGGGGGAGTATTGGTCAGGCACGGAGGATATCGATGCGTGGCTGGAACACGTGAATCAGTTGACGGATAACCAGATTGCAGCGTTCGACTTCCCTCTACGCTACAAGCTGAAGGATGTGTGCGATACGCCAAACTATGATCTCCGCAATCTTACGGATGGAGGAGCGGTAGTCATGAAGCGGCCTCTGCATGCTGCGACGTTTGTCGACAACCACGATATGGGTGACAACGTCATCGTCAACGACAAGATGATGGCTTACTCATTCATCATGGTGCATGAGGGGTATCCCTGCATCTTCTGGTACGACTACTACAACAACGGGCTGGCGCGGCCGGGTACGCCGAATGGTATCGATGCGCTGATTAAGGCGCATGATAAATACGCCGGTGGTGACTCGGAGATTCTTCATGCCGATCCGGACCTGTACATCATGCAGCGTGTGGGATGGAAGGACGAGAAGGCCGAGCAGGCGGGGCTTATTTACGTGCTGAACAATCTGGGGGACAAGTGGTCGGGGACGTCCGTTAAGACCAAGTGGCCGAACCAGAAGTTTGCACCGATTGCGTGGGATGGGCATGACACAGCGCTCCCGGATGAACGAACAACAGACGGCGAGGGCAATGCCGAGTTCCCTGCTCCGCCGCGAGGGTTCGCAATCTACGCTCCGGTTTAG
- the groL gene encoding chaperonin GroEL (60 kDa chaperone family; promotes refolding of misfolded polypeptides especially under stressful conditions; forms two stacked rings of heptamers to form a barrel-shaped 14mer; ends can be capped by GroES; misfolded proteins enter the barrel where they are refolded when GroES binds) — protein sequence MAKQILHGEDSRQAILRGVNILADAVKVTLGPKGRNVVIEKKFGSPTITKDGVTVAKEIELSNALENMGAQMVREVASKTSDVAGDGTTTATVLAQAIYREGVKTVAAGANPMALKRGIDKAVEAIIGKRDENGVAQGGALSKFSKPVSGDMIAQVGTISANSDAQIGTIIAEAMKKVGKDGVITVEESRTMETQLDVVEGMQFDRGYLSPYFVTDAERMEVALENPYILIYEKKISSMKDLLPLLEQIARTAKPLVIIAEDVDGEALATLVVNKLRGTLNVAAVKAPGFGDRRKAMLQDIAILTGGKAITEDLGIKLEGVKIEDLGTAKRVTIDKDNTTIVDGGGKDGDVEGRVKEIRAQIDKTTSDYDREKLQERLAKLVGGVAVIKVGAATETEMKEKKARVEDAMHATRAAVEEGIVPGGGVALVRCAAAVEDVIKGLEGDEKIGATIIRRALEEPLRMIVSNAGEEGAVVIGKIHDSKEHNFGYNAGTGAYEDLVKAGVIDPTKVTRTALQNAASIAGLMLTTEAMISEIPEKKEAPGGGHNHGGGMDGMY from the coding sequence ATGGCAAAACAGATTCTGCACGGAGAAGATTCGCGGCAGGCGATTCTTCGCGGCGTCAATATTCTGGCTGACGCAGTGAAGGTGACGCTTGGGCCGAAGGGTCGCAACGTTGTTATTGAGAAGAAGTTTGGTTCGCCGACGATCACCAAGGACGGCGTGACGGTGGCCAAGGAGATCGAGCTGTCGAATGCGCTGGAGAACATGGGCGCGCAGATGGTTCGCGAGGTTGCTTCGAAGACCTCGGATGTGGCCGGCGACGGTACCACGACTGCTACGGTTCTCGCCCAGGCGATCTATCGCGAGGGTGTGAAAACGGTTGCTGCCGGTGCGAATCCGATGGCACTGAAGCGCGGTATCGACAAGGCTGTCGAGGCGATCATCGGCAAGCGCGATGAGAATGGCGTTGCCCAGGGCGGCGCGTTGAGCAAGTTCTCGAAGCCGGTTTCGGGCGACATGATTGCCCAGGTGGGAACGATCTCGGCCAACTCGGACGCGCAGATCGGCACCATCATTGCCGAGGCGATGAAGAAGGTCGGCAAGGACGGCGTGATCACTGTTGAAGAGTCGCGCACGATGGAGACGCAGCTGGATGTGGTCGAGGGTATGCAGTTCGACCGCGGCTATCTGTCGCCCTACTTCGTGACCGATGCAGAGCGGATGGAAGTTGCTCTGGAGAATCCCTACATCCTGATCTACGAGAAGAAGATCTCGTCGATGAAGGACCTGCTGCCTCTGCTCGAGCAGATTGCACGGACTGCTAAGCCGCTCGTCATCATTGCTGAGGACGTGGACGGTGAGGCGCTGGCGACCCTGGTGGTCAACAAGCTGCGTGGCACGCTGAATGTCGCTGCAGTGAAGGCTCCTGGCTTCGGCGATCGTCGCAAGGCGATGCTGCAGGATATCGCCATTCTGACGGGCGGCAAGGCGATCACTGAGGACCTCGGCATCAAGCTCGAGGGCGTCAAGATCGAGGACCTGGGCACTGCGAAGCGCGTGACGATCGACAAGGACAACACGACGATCGTTGACGGCGGTGGCAAGGATGGCGATGTCGAAGGCCGCGTGAAGGAGATTCGCGCTCAGATCGACAAGACCACCTCGGACTACGACCGCGAGAAGCTGCAGGAGCGGTTGGCTAAGCTGGTTGGCGGCGTTGCCGTCATCAAGGTTGGCGCTGCGACCGAGACCGAGATGAAGGAAAAGAAGGCTCGTGTCGAGGATGCGATGCACGCAACCCGCGCTGCCGTGGAAGAAGGCATCGTCCCGGGCGGCGGTGTGGCGCTGGTTCGTTGCGCTGCTGCTGTTGAAGATGTCATCAAGGGCCTGGAAGGCGACGAGAAGATCGGTGCAACGATCATTCGCCGTGCGCTTGAAGAGCCATTGCGCATGATCGTCTCGAACGCGGGCGAAGAGGGCGCTGTGGTGATCGGCAAGATCCATGACTCGAAGGAGCACAACTTCGGCTACAACGCCGGAACGGGCGCCTATGAGGACCTGGTGAAGGCTGGTGTCATCGACCCGACCAAGGTTACGCGGACGGCGCTGCAGAACGCGGCTTCGATCGCGGGCTTGATGCTGACCACCGAGGCCATGATCTCGGAGATTCCTGAGAAGAAGGAAGCTCCAGGCGGCGGCCATAACCACGGCGGCGGCATGGATGGAATGTACTAA
- a CDS encoding TonB-dependent receptor, giving the protein MLYRKVLSACLGVVVALASAMAFGQRTTGVINGTVSDSSGALVVGVAVTLTNQDTGIVSRATTNATGAFVFLNVDPGPYALTFAKQGFRTISIQPFTLTVNQTLTENQTMTVGATSDTVEVDASQLGIMLQKGSSELGTVIQTKEIQQLPLNGRNFTSLLILSPGVTPVSTAQGSGISTTDAGITAIPGTAFFKVSFFGQQNRQTFYLMDGIVNTDLRGAIYGFLPIIDAMSEFKVQSHIDSAEYGVVTGGIVNMLSKSGTNRFHGSVWEFVRNNIFDARNSFTDFCTVGRCAPGSPVTAPASPGHYTQNQFGGALGGPILRDKFFFEGAYEGWRYSKPTLSTTLVPTTQELSGDFSNSAWSFYQHKIYNPYSTVCTGGKCTVQQFQCDASGNPLAAPNNVQPAGTPCLKIPSSMLNSVMVPYLKSYFGVANSPATEASGFNFVENRPQIDNNNSYQVRLDFHFTDKNFGFARVSQMWVSDTQPVAGTIASNVSNYHAYNFGGGFTHVFTPNLLADVRGGAMLKPYVFNPTVSKLGSAGATSAGFQNVEQYGGMYITLAAPYSTSDVGSSGDSERGNPVVNAGGSVSWIHGRHTMKAGVDYIYQNRLQRNLYQSFGFSDSQTSNVNQTNTGNSLASALLATPATFTAQTPSFAEDYFNMQLWAGYVQDSWKMTPKLTLNFGLRYEFVPQISMLDNRLANGLDIPNQTYTISASSVAACTTPFANPCIPGGIGAVPFNNHIVFANNQQQVGPSISDNIAPRLGFAYAWGDKTVVNGGAGIFYDSITARSQWVQNNIEGPTWPWTTGISNQQTNIQQNSFWPGSSQNPLTLITNLVGNFPNPVVASSPWLTTGGGYVSQPNYKNQRAVLYNLQVQQQLAPTTLFSLGYAGSKSTRLNYTGFANTGQHASNPATTTAAQVDATKYMPWMAPGWHYSLDNGYANYNALLVELQRRFSNSLNTIISYTWSKSMDNSSGWFAAENGTGGGSVVQNYFDPRNAYGISSYDLRHYFSWSTLYVLPFGKGQKWLQSGFASYVLGGWRANYLFQIRSGQPFNLNVGGDPAFISGNNGSVTSYSRPNVVGNPLQGGCGTTPIGTRGTNGYCMINPTAFAVPVGSFGNMGKMPFRVPSSNGMDFSLVKETPIWESVNLELRAESFNVYNVVIPGNPGTTIGTASAGLATTQGNTPRELQFGAKIIF; this is encoded by the coding sequence ATGCTATACCGCAAAGTTCTTTCCGCTTGCTTAGGTGTCGTTGTAGCTTTGGCGTCGGCGATGGCGTTTGGACAGCGAACGACAGGCGTCATCAACGGTACGGTCAGCGATTCGTCCGGGGCTCTGGTTGTGGGTGTCGCGGTTACGCTGACCAATCAGGACACAGGCATCGTGAGCCGCGCAACGACGAACGCGACTGGGGCGTTCGTGTTTTTGAATGTCGATCCGGGGCCATACGCGCTGACGTTTGCCAAGCAGGGATTCAGGACGATCTCGATACAGCCTTTTACGCTGACTGTTAACCAGACGCTGACGGAGAACCAGACGATGACGGTGGGGGCTACGTCGGATACTGTCGAGGTCGATGCCAGCCAGTTGGGCATCATGCTGCAGAAGGGCTCGTCCGAGTTGGGGACGGTTATTCAGACGAAGGAGATTCAGCAGTTGCCGCTGAATGGGAGGAACTTCACTTCCCTGCTGATTCTTTCGCCGGGGGTGACGCCTGTCTCTACGGCGCAGGGTTCGGGTATCAGCACGACGGACGCGGGCATCACCGCGATTCCTGGCACGGCTTTCTTCAAGGTGTCGTTTTTCGGACAGCAGAATCGACAGACGTTCTACCTGATGGACGGGATTGTGAATACGGACCTTCGCGGCGCGATCTATGGGTTTCTGCCGATCATCGATGCGATGAGCGAGTTCAAGGTGCAGTCGCACATCGACAGCGCGGAGTATGGGGTGGTGACGGGCGGCATTGTGAACATGCTGTCGAAGTCGGGAACGAACAGGTTCCATGGTTCGGTATGGGAGTTTGTACGGAATAACATCTTCGACGCGCGAAACAGTTTTACGGACTTCTGCACGGTGGGCCGGTGCGCGCCGGGATCGCCAGTGACGGCACCAGCTTCGCCAGGACACTATACGCAGAACCAGTTTGGGGGTGCCCTGGGTGGACCGATTCTGAGGGACAAGTTCTTCTTCGAGGGTGCTTATGAGGGTTGGCGCTACTCGAAGCCGACGCTGTCGACGACGCTGGTACCGACGACGCAGGAGCTGAGCGGAGATTTCTCGAACAGCGCGTGGTCGTTTTACCAGCACAAGATCTATAACCCATACTCGACGGTATGCACAGGAGGAAAGTGCACGGTACAGCAGTTCCAATGTGACGCGAGCGGGAATCCGCTGGCAGCGCCGAACAATGTGCAGCCTGCGGGGACGCCATGCCTGAAGATTCCGTCGTCGATGTTGAATTCTGTGATGGTGCCCTACCTGAAGTCATATTTCGGGGTGGCGAACTCACCGGCGACTGAGGCTTCGGGGTTCAACTTTGTCGAAAATCGACCTCAGATCGATAACAATAACTCCTACCAGGTGCGACTGGATTTCCATTTCACGGACAAGAACTTTGGATTTGCGCGTGTCAGCCAAATGTGGGTGTCTGACACGCAGCCAGTAGCTGGGACGATTGCGTCGAACGTCTCGAATTATCACGCGTATAACTTTGGCGGCGGATTTACGCATGTGTTTACACCAAATCTGCTCGCCGATGTTCGCGGCGGCGCTATGTTGAAGCCGTATGTATTCAACCCAACGGTATCGAAGCTTGGATCCGCCGGTGCGACCTCGGCGGGATTCCAGAATGTTGAGCAGTATGGCGGCATGTACATCACTCTGGCCGCGCCTTACAGCACAAGCGATGTCGGAAGCTCAGGAGACTCGGAGCGTGGCAATCCAGTGGTGAATGCCGGCGGCAGCGTGTCGTGGATTCATGGCCGGCACACGATGAAGGCCGGAGTGGACTACATCTATCAGAACAGGCTGCAGCGCAATTTATACCAGTCGTTCGGATTCAGCGATTCGCAGACAAGCAATGTCAACCAGACCAATACCGGAAACTCACTGGCTTCGGCTTTATTGGCGACGCCCGCGACGTTTACAGCGCAGACGCCGAGCTTCGCGGAAGACTACTTCAACATGCAGCTGTGGGCCGGGTATGTACAGGACTCGTGGAAGATGACGCCTAAGCTGACGCTGAACTTCGGGCTGCGGTATGAGTTTGTTCCTCAAATCAGCATGCTGGATAATCGGCTGGCAAATGGGCTGGACATCCCGAACCAAACCTATACGATCTCAGCGTCGTCAGTGGCAGCTTGCACAACGCCATTTGCGAATCCGTGCATTCCTGGCGGCATTGGAGCGGTACCGTTCAACAACCATATTGTGTTCGCCAATAATCAGCAGCAGGTGGGGCCATCGATCAGCGACAACATCGCACCGAGGCTCGGCTTTGCGTACGCCTGGGGCGACAAGACGGTAGTCAATGGCGGTGCAGGCATCTTCTACGACAGCATCACAGCACGAAGCCAGTGGGTGCAGAACAACATCGAAGGGCCGACGTGGCCGTGGACCACCGGCATCTCGAATCAGCAGACGAATATTCAGCAGAACAGCTTCTGGCCCGGCAGCTCCCAAAATCCGTTGACTCTTATTACGAACCTCGTGGGCAATTTTCCGAACCCAGTGGTGGCCTCAAGCCCTTGGCTGACGACCGGCGGCGGCTATGTGTCGCAACCGAACTACAAGAATCAGCGGGCAGTGCTGTATAACCTGCAGGTGCAGCAGCAACTGGCGCCGACAACACTGTTCTCGCTGGGCTATGCAGGGTCGAAGAGCACGCGGTTGAACTACACAGGCTTTGCCAACACAGGGCAGCATGCATCGAATCCGGCTACCACGACGGCAGCGCAGGTCGATGCTACAAAGTACATGCCGTGGATGGCTCCGGGTTGGCACTACTCGCTCGACAACGGCTATGCGAACTACAACGCTCTGCTAGTGGAACTGCAGCGGAGATTCTCGAACTCGCTGAATACGATTATTTCGTATACGTGGTCGAAGTCGATGGATAACAGCAGCGGATGGTTCGCTGCGGAGAATGGCACGGGCGGCGGCTCAGTAGTGCAGAACTACTTCGATCCGCGCAATGCTTATGGCATCTCGTCGTACGACCTGCGGCACTATTTCTCGTGGAGCACGCTCTATGTGCTTCCGTTCGGAAAGGGCCAGAAGTGGCTACAGAGCGGATTTGCATCGTATGTGCTTGGCGGATGGAGGGCAAACTACCTGTTCCAGATTCGCTCGGGGCAGCCTTTCAATCTGAATGTGGGTGGCGATCCGGCGTTCATCTCAGGAAACAACGGGTCGGTGACTAGCTACTCACGTCCAAATGTTGTGGGGAATCCACTGCAAGGTGGATGCGGTACGACGCCGATTGGCACGCGAGGAACGAATGGCTACTGCATGATCAATCCGACGGCATTTGCTGTGCCGGTGGGATCATTCGGAAACATGGGGAAGATGCCGTTCCGTGTGCCGTCGTCGAATGGCATGGACTTTTCTCTGGTGAAGGAGACGCCGATCTGGGAGAGCGTGAATCTGGAACTGCGGGCAGAGTCGTTCAATGTGTACAACGTTGTGATTCCTGGGAATCCGGGGACTACGATCGGGACGGCTTCGGCAGGATTGGCTACGACGCAGGGAAATACTCCGCGCGAGCTGCAGTTCGGGGCGAAGATCATCTTCTGA
- the groES gene encoding co-chaperone GroES, translated as MATTSFTPLHDRILVRRVEEGESIRGGIIIPDSAKEKPQQGEVISVGKGKSNDEGKVFPLDVKAGDSILFGKYSGTEIKLDGEEFLIMREEEVLGILKK; from the coding sequence ATGGCGACAACATCATTTACACCACTGCACGACCGGATTCTGGTTCGTCGCGTGGAAGAGGGCGAAAGCATTCGTGGCGGCATCATCATTCCTGATTCCGCAAAAGAGAAGCCGCAGCAGGGCGAGGTCATCTCGGTCGGCAAGGGCAAGTCGAACGACGAGGGCAAGGTGTTCCCGCTCGACGTGAAGGCCGGCGACAGCATTCTGTTTGGCAAGTACTCGGGTACGGAGATCAAGCTCGATGGCGAAGAGTTCCTGATCATGCGCGAGGAAGAAGTCCTCGGAATCCTCAAGAAGTAG
- a CDS encoding tyrosine-protein phosphatase, whose translation MIDIHHHLLWGLDDGASDLETSLAMARIAARDGITHIVCSPHANGQYVYDPPVVSEKIFELQRLLDQERVALRLGQGCDFHMSYENIQEAKAEPGRYSINGLGYLLVELPDYGLPQGLTEVFYQLQLAGLTPILTHPERNPTLQADQKRLVDWLRGGVLVQVTAGAVLGKMGKAAEKMAHQLLANRWVHFLATDAHNVTSRPPRMREAFDIVAEKYGPDYAHLLCVSNPLAAFMGKPMPEQLEPLNLYLDSPGRSWWRRLIG comes from the coding sequence ATGATTGATATTCACCATCATCTTTTGTGGGGGCTGGACGATGGTGCTTCCGACTTAGAGACCTCATTGGCCATGGCGCGGATTGCGGCCAGGGATGGGATTACCCATATCGTCTGCTCGCCACATGCGAATGGGCAATATGTTTACGATCCTCCGGTTGTTTCCGAGAAGATCTTTGAACTGCAGCGCCTTCTGGATCAGGAGCGGGTTGCTCTGAGGCTCGGCCAGGGGTGCGACTTTCATATGAGCTACGAGAATATTCAGGAGGCCAAGGCTGAGCCGGGACGGTATAGCATCAACGGGCTGGGCTATCTGCTGGTCGAGCTTCCTGATTATGGTCTGCCACAAGGGCTGACGGAGGTTTTTTACCAACTACAGCTGGCTGGGTTGACCCCGATTCTGACGCATCCGGAGCGCAATCCTACGCTGCAAGCTGACCAGAAGCGCCTAGTAGATTGGCTGCGGGGCGGGGTTCTGGTGCAGGTGACAGCCGGCGCCGTTCTGGGCAAGATGGGTAAGGCGGCGGAGAAGATGGCGCATCAGCTTCTGGCGAACCGATGGGTCCACTTTCTGGCGACCGACGCACATAATGTGACCTCTCGTCCGCCCAGGATGCGTGAGGCGTTCGATATTGTCGCGGAGAAGTATGGGCCGGACTATGCCCATCTGCTGTGCGTCTCGAATCCTTTGGCCGCTTTCATGGGTAAGCCCATGCCTGAGCAACTGGAACCGCTGAATCTGTATTTGGACTCCCCGGGCAGGAGCTGGTGGCGTCGATTGATTGGGTGA
- a CDS encoding AI-2E family transporter yields the protein MDTENNTNSRMGRPESPFRTAGSALMNWWRAAILDALIVGVLWLIGLELIGVPLAPMWALLGGILQIIPTFGSMIALIGPVLAVAFSGHDEWRLGLVLGLYGLIAILEGLVIGPYVLHRTTRVPWWAAFFGPIVLGLIIPFWGVLLAPPLLAIIFAFKRQPPVKPQ from the coding sequence ATGGACACAGAGAACAATACGAACAGCCGTATGGGACGGCCCGAATCTCCCTTCCGGACAGCCGGCAGCGCACTGATGAACTGGTGGCGAGCAGCCATTTTGGACGCTCTCATTGTCGGCGTACTCTGGCTCATCGGCCTCGAACTCATCGGCGTCCCTCTCGCTCCGATGTGGGCGCTATTGGGAGGGATACTTCAGATCATCCCCACCTTCGGCAGCATGATTGCCCTCATCGGCCCGGTTCTCGCCGTAGCCTTCAGCGGACACGACGAGTGGCGCTTAGGACTGGTGCTTGGTCTCTATGGCCTCATCGCAATTCTGGAAGGCCTGGTCATCGGCCCTTACGTCCTGCATCGTACAACGAGGGTCCCATGGTGGGCAGCCTTCTTCGGCCCGATCGTACTCGGCCTCATCATTCCATTCTGGGGAGTTCTGCTGGCCCCGCCCCTGCTAGCCATCATCTTCGCCTTCAAACGACAGCCACCAGTCAAACCCCAATAG
- a CDS encoding SDR family NAD(P)-dependent oxidoreductase, translating into MTRPLTGKTALVTGAAKRIGRAIALSLAESGANIAITYLCSQSEAESTIRDLAAHDVDALAVRCDLHDPQSIDETVAAVVEEFGRLDILVNNAGVFESAALEEISVERWDAMFATNARAPFLMARAAYPHLRAVGGRIINIGSLGGSHPWATHGHYCTSKAALHMLSQTMAKAWAPHISVNCVAPGMIVQGEINEAYEHFIHKTPMQRNGTAADVAAAALFFATAPTFITGQLLTVDGGLGL; encoded by the coding sequence ATGACACGGCCCCTCACAGGTAAGACTGCGCTCGTCACCGGAGCGGCCAAGCGCATTGGCCGTGCCATCGCCCTCTCTCTCGCGGAGAGTGGGGCTAATATAGCTATCACTTATCTCTGCTCGCAGTCCGAGGCCGAGTCCACCATCCGCGATCTTGCCGCACATGACGTCGACGCACTTGCCGTCCGCTGCGATCTCCACGACCCCCAAAGCATCGACGAGACCGTAGCAGCCGTAGTGGAAGAATTCGGTCGCCTCGACATCCTCGTGAATAATGCTGGCGTCTTCGAATCTGCCGCCCTCGAAGAGATCTCCGTCGAACGATGGGATGCGATGTTCGCCACCAACGCGCGCGCGCCCTTCCTGATGGCCAGAGCAGCCTACCCTCACCTCCGCGCAGTCGGTGGACGCATCATCAACATAGGCTCACTCGGCGGTTCACACCCCTGGGCCACCCACGGCCACTACTGCACCTCTAAAGCGGCCTTGCACATGCTCTCCCAGACGATGGCCAAGGCTTGGGCGCCGCATATCAGCGTCAACTGCGTCGCTCCCGGGATGATCGTCCAGGGCGAGATCAACGAAGCCTACGAGCACTTCATCCACAAGACCCCCATGCAGCGAAACGGAACAGCAGCTGACGTAGCTGCCGCCGCCCTCTTCTTCGCCACAGCCCCCACCTTTATCACCGGACAACTCCTCACTGTTGACGGCGGTCTAGGCCTCTAA
- the purQ gene encoding phosphoribosylformylglycinamidine synthase subunit PurQ, with the protein MKFGVLVFPGSNCDHDTYHVVEALAKQPVTYLWHASEDLQGCDAILVPGGFAYGDYLRTGAIAKFAPVMQSVAKFAKSGGLVLGICNGFQILCEAGLLPGALMRNAGQHYICKQTYLRTETTDSPFTHPLSRGQVLQMPIGHMEGNYFCDADTLAALKRDDRIAFRYVTADGAVTAGANPNGSLENIAGVLSEGRNVLGMMPHPDRSSEELLGSADGLLLFKAMAESLAAAQ; encoded by the coding sequence ATGAAATTTGGCGTTCTCGTGTTTCCGGGATCCAATTGCGACCATGATACTTACCATGTGGTCGAGGCGCTGGCAAAGCAGCCAGTGACGTATCTTTGGCACGCTTCGGAGGATCTTCAGGGCTGCGATGCGATCCTGGTGCCTGGCGGGTTTGCTTATGGCGACTACCTGCGGACGGGCGCGATTGCGAAGTTCGCTCCGGTGATGCAGTCGGTGGCGAAGTTCGCGAAGAGTGGTGGGTTGGTGTTGGGGATATGTAACGGATTCCAGATTCTGTGTGAGGCTGGGCTGTTGCCGGGTGCGCTGATGCGCAATGCAGGTCAGCACTATATCTGCAAGCAGACTTATCTTCGCACTGAGACGACAGACTCTCCTTTTACGCATCCACTTTCGCGTGGACAGGTGCTCCAGATGCCGATTGGGCATATGGAGGGCAACTACTTCTGCGACGCCGATACGTTGGCTGCGCTGAAGCGGGATGATCGAATTGCGTTTCGTTATGTAACTGCGGATGGTGCGGTGACGGCTGGAGCGAATCCAAATGGGTCGCTTGAAAATATTGCCGGCGTGCTGAGCGAGGGGCGCAACGTATTGGGGATGATGCCGCACCCCGACCGGTCGAGCGAAGAGTTGCTTGGGTCGGCGGATGGACTGCTGCTGTTCAAGGCGATGGCTGAGTCGCTGGCAGCTGCACAGTAG
- a CDS encoding carboxypeptidase-like regulatory domain-containing protein, with translation MLSRRSIWFHLVVILGIVLLSSWPAMGQDKPVNRGRKYKAPPATSHIEIQVTKKSNGKPIQNAAVILNPSKDGKDEGSLEVKTDPDGKAIVDIIPTGSVVRVQIIANGFATFAEDYQIDESNREIQVSMIRPQEQVSSYVDNSGKVSTRKPGVQEPERQTPPASQTTPSTQPAKPAPNQ, from the coding sequence ATGCTGTCGCGTCGTTCTATCTGGTTCCACCTCGTCGTTATCTTGGGTATCGTGCTCCTCTCTTCCTGGCCGGCTATGGGGCAGGACAAGCCTGTCAACCGTGGCCGCAAGTACAAGGCGCCACCGGCTACCTCGCACATCGAAATCCAGGTCACCAAAAAGTCCAACGGCAAGCCCATCCAGAATGCCGCCGTCATCCTTAACCCCTCCAAGGACGGCAAGGACGAAGGCAGTCTTGAGGTCAAGACCGATCCGGACGGAAAGGCGATCGTAGACATCATTCCTACCGGCAGCGTGGTTCGCGTCCAGATCATCGCCAACGGCTTCGCCACGTTCGCCGAGGATTACCAGATCGACGAGTCCAACCGGGAGATCCAGGTCTCCATGATTCGTCCGCAGGAACAGGTCTCCTCCTACGTCGACAACTCGGGCAAGGTATCTACCCGCAAACCCGGCGTACAGGAGCCAGAGAGGCAGACCCCGCCGGCCAGCCAGACAACCCCTTCAACACAACCTGCAAAGCCCGCGCCGAACCAATAA